In Zingiber officinale cultivar Zhangliang chromosome 1A, Zo_v1.1, whole genome shotgun sequence, a genomic segment contains:
- the LOC122015518 gene encoding uncharacterized protein LOC122015518 codes for MEPLRKQLRRRCLSRIPLCLICLFAPIMCLVYLIQANLPEASHGNLIMESRKALVFPETVEGLGEFGDMMLTMLPDDLAFTVFAPSEEAIRQSLKLKPHDSLSKDKYNNTYAIISRVMGFSTVPQHIPSETIPSHTERAFDSISGLKLYAWKDFDGTLVVNGIRSATVDMRKSEIIVHIMNGVLMDAAFEQSFASDEED; via the coding sequence ATGGAACCATTGCGGAAGCAATTGAGAAGACGATGTCTTTCAAGAATCCCACTCTGTTTGATCTGTCTATTTGCTCCTATTATGTGCTTGGTTTACTTAATCCAGGCAAACCTTCCTGAGGCTTCACATGGCAACCTTATCATGGAATCGCGCAAGGCCTTAGTATTCCCCGAGACTGTAGAAGGACTTGGAGAATTTGGTGACATGATGCTCACTATGTTGCCTGATGATCTCGCATTTACAGTATTTGCACCATCAGAAGAGGCCATCAGACAGTCGTTGAAGCTGAAACCCCATGACAGCTTGAGTAAGGATAAATATAACAATACATATGCGATAATCTCTCGTGTGATGGGATTTTCTACAGTTCCGCAGCATATACCTTCTGAAACAATCCCCTCACACACAGAGAGAGCATTTGATTCTATATCTGGACTGAAATTATATGCTTGGAAAGATTTTGATGGGACTCTGGTTGTAAATGGCATTAGGTCAGCGACTGTCGATATGAGAAAATCTGAGATCATTGTGCACATAATGAATGGCGTTCTCATGGATGCTGCATTTGAGCAGTCATTTGCGTCTGACGAGGAAGACTAA
- the LOC122039061 gene encoding agamous-like MADS-box protein AGL80, translating to MGRKKVKLAWITNDATRRATFEERKKGLVKKVSELARLCGVEACLVVYGPQDAAEAEPEVWPSPAETARVATRFNSMPEMVRWRWMTNPEGFLRQRVAKLQDQLRRQDLENRELEVRLFAHEIMAGGRSLDDAGFEDAVGLAYVMNMKLNLVQNRVENETSMDNERRKS from the exons ATGgggaggaagaaggtgaagctcGCATGGATCACCAACGACGCCACGAGACGCGCCACCTTCGAGGAGCGGAAGAAGGGCCTGGTGAAGAAGGTGAGCGAGCTCGCCAGGCTCTGCGGCGTCGAGGCGTGCCTGGTCGTCTACGGGCCTCAGGATGCGGCGGAGGCGGAGCCGGAGGTGTGGCCGTCGCCGGCGGAGACGGCCCGCGTGGCCACGCGCTTCAATAGCATGCCGGAGATGGTCCGGTGGCGCTGGATGACCAACCCGGAGGGCTTCCTCCGGCAGCGCGTCGCCAAGCTGCAGGACCAGCTCCGCCGCCAGGATCTCGAGAACAGGGAGCTCGAAGTGAGGCTCTTCGCCCACGAGATTATGGCCGGCGGGCGGAGCCTGGACGACGCCGGCTTCGAAGACGCGGTGGGACTGGCGTATGTGATGAACATGAAGCTGAATCTGGTGCAGAACAGGGTAGAAAATGAGACG TCTATGGACAACGAACGAAGAAAATCTTGA
- the LOC122039062 gene encoding agamous-like MADS-box protein AGL80: protein MRRKKVKLAWITNDATRRATFKKRKKGLVKEVSELATLCGVEACLVVYGPQDAAEAEPEVWPSPAETARVATRFNSMPEMDRCRKMTNPEGFLRRRVAKLQDQLRRQDRENRELEASLFAHEIMAGGRSLDDAGLNDAVGLAQMMDMKLNLVQNRVG, encoded by the coding sequence atgaggaggaagaaggtgaagctcGCATGGATCACCAACGACGCCACGAGACGCGCCACCTTCAAGAAGCGGAAGAAGGGCTTGGTGAAGGAGGTGAGCGAGCTCGCCACGCTCTGCGGCGTCGAGGCGTGCCTGGTCGTCTACGGGCCTCAGGATGCGGCGGAGGCGGAGCCGGAGGTGTGGCCGTCGCCGGCGGAGACGGCCCGCGTGGCCACGCGCTTCAATAGCATGCCGGAGATGGACCGGTGCCGCAAGATGACCAACCCGGAGGGCTTCCTCCGGCGGCGCGTCGCCAAGCTGCAGGACCAGCTCCGCCGCCAGGATCGCGAGAACAGGGAGCTCGAAGCGAGCCTCTTCGCCCACGAGATTATGGCCGGCGGGCGGAGCCTGGACGACGCCGGCCTAAATGACGCGGTGGGACTGGCGCAGATGATGGACATGAAGCTGAATCTGGTGCAGAACAGGGTAGGATAG